A single window of Streptomyces aquilus DNA harbors:
- a CDS encoding PP2C family protein-serine/threonine phosphatase has translation MVGVSDVPRTAQAPAAARTRVGRPLLSLALASMMDEVHAHSGAVYLLASGEPVLEMAVMAGLPRAFAAPWERVGLSAPIPVAEAVRERRLVWVGGEEEMARRYPRIAVVLPYPFALAALPVATDTKVHGAIFVTWPGSHPPELSDRERDHLSAACGRLAVRLERAAEESRPVFPEPDLLAGTAAGGAAGTLGTVEAARMVSRLPYGLCSLDLHGRIAFANAAAAELIGVPVSRLLGTQPWASVPWLNDPVYEDRYRAALISQQTTSFVALRPPGDWLSFRLYPSTTGLSVRISRARAVAEMSRTAPQGDGAPSRLVTISQVLSLAGALTEAAGVEDVVQLVADEIVPAVGGQALVMLASRAGRLHVLGHRGYPDPRVVERFDGLPLTEPTPGTQALNSGVPAFFDSRRELERLYPVRNATPDGFAAWAYLPLIASGRPVGTCVLAYAEPHPFPADERAVLTSLGGLIAQALERAMLYDAKHRLAHGLQEALLPHSLPALPGIHAAARYLPATQGMDIGGDFYDLVPSHGVASAVIGDVQGHNVTAAGLMGQIRTAVRAYTTVGQAPQDVMSSTNRLLIDLGSDLFASCLYLRLDPAHGRAVMARAGHPPPLLRRPDGRVRVLDLAGGPLLGIDGSATYPTTEVELAPGSVLVLYTDGLIESPGVDIEDALADLGRRLAEAGDLPLDALADELVGQGGAAQERIDDVALLLLRAR, from the coding sequence GTGGTCGGCGTGTCCGACGTGCCGAGGACCGCGCAGGCGCCGGCGGCCGCCCGGACGCGGGTCGGCCGGCCGCTGCTGTCCCTGGCACTGGCCTCGATGATGGACGAGGTGCACGCCCACTCGGGCGCGGTGTACCTGCTGGCGTCCGGCGAGCCGGTCCTGGAGATGGCGGTGATGGCCGGGCTGCCGCGGGCCTTCGCGGCGCCGTGGGAGCGGGTCGGGCTCAGCGCGCCGATCCCGGTCGCCGAGGCGGTCCGGGAGCGGCGGCTGGTGTGGGTGGGCGGCGAGGAGGAGATGGCCCGCCGCTATCCGCGGATCGCGGTGGTGCTCCCCTACCCCTTCGCGCTGGCCGCGCTGCCGGTGGCGACGGACACCAAGGTGCACGGCGCGATCTTCGTGACCTGGCCCGGCTCGCATCCGCCGGAGCTGTCCGACCGGGAGCGGGACCATCTGAGCGCGGCCTGCGGGCGGCTCGCGGTACGCCTGGAGCGGGCCGCCGAGGAGAGCCGCCCGGTGTTCCCGGAACCGGATCTGCTGGCCGGGACGGCGGCCGGCGGGGCGGCGGGCACCCTCGGCACGGTGGAGGCGGCCCGGATGGTGTCGCGGCTGCCGTACGGACTGTGCTCGCTGGATCTGCACGGCCGGATCGCGTTCGCCAACGCGGCGGCGGCCGAGCTGATCGGCGTCCCCGTCAGCAGACTCCTCGGCACCCAGCCCTGGGCGTCGGTGCCCTGGCTCAACGACCCGGTGTACGAGGACCGTTACCGGGCCGCGCTGATCAGTCAGCAGACGACGTCGTTCGTGGCGCTGCGGCCGCCCGGCGACTGGCTGTCGTTCCGGCTGTATCCGAGCACGACCGGGCTGAGCGTGCGCATCAGCCGGGCGCGAGCGGTGGCGGAGATGAGCCGGACCGCTCCGCAGGGGGACGGCGCCCCCTCCCGGCTGGTGACCATCTCGCAGGTGCTGAGCCTGGCCGGGGCGCTCACCGAGGCGGCGGGCGTGGAGGACGTGGTGCAGCTCGTCGCGGACGAGATCGTCCCGGCGGTCGGCGGGCAGGCCCTGGTCATGCTCGCGTCCCGGGCGGGACGACTGCATGTGCTGGGCCACCGCGGTTATCCCGACCCGCGTGTCGTGGAGCGGTTCGACGGGCTGCCGCTGACCGAGCCGACGCCGGGCACGCAGGCCCTGAACAGCGGGGTGCCGGCGTTCTTCGACTCGCGGCGGGAGCTGGAGCGCCTGTATCCGGTCCGGAACGCGACCCCGGACGGGTTCGCCGCCTGGGCGTATCTGCCGCTGATCGCCTCCGGCCGGCCGGTGGGCACCTGCGTACTGGCCTACGCCGAGCCGCACCCCTTCCCGGCGGACGAACGGGCGGTCCTGACGAGCCTCGGCGGGCTGATCGCGCAGGCCCTGGAACGGGCGATGCTGTACGACGCCAAACACCGGCTCGCCCACGGCCTCCAGGAGGCCCTGCTCCCCCACTCGCTCCCGGCGCTGCCCGGCATCCACGCGGCCGCCCGCTATCTGCCGGCCACGCAGGGCATGGACATCGGCGGCGACTTCTACGACCTGGTGCCCTCGCACGGGGTGGCGTCGGCGGTGATCGGGGACGTGCAGGGGCACAACGTCACGGCGGCCGGGCTGATGGGGCAGATCCGGACCGCGGTACGGGCGTACACGACCGTCGGACAGGCCCCGCAGGACGTCATGAGCAGCACCAACCGGCTGCTGATCGACCTGGGCTCGGACCTCTTCGCCAGCTGTCTGTACCTACGGCTCGATCCGGCCCACGGGCGGGCCGTGATGGCACGGGCGGGACATCCTCCGCCGCTGCTGCGCCGCCCGGACGGCAGGGTGCGCGTCCTCGACCTGGCCGGCGGTCCGCTGCTGGGCATCGACGGCTCGGCGACGTATCCGACGACCGAGGTCGAGCTGGCTCCGGGCAGCGTGCTGGTCCTCTACACCGACGGCCTCATCGAGTCCCCGGGCGTCGACATCGAGGACGCTCTCGCCGATCTGGGCCGGCGGCTGGCGGAGGCCGGGGATCTGCCGCTGGACGCGTTGGCGGACGAACTGGTGGGGCAGGGCGGGGCCGCGCAGGAGCGGATCGACGACGTGGCGTTGCTGCTGCTGCGGGCGCGGTGA
- a CDS encoding ATP-binding cassette domain-containing protein has protein sequence MITRRGLRFLRDRWRVVVRLAVWSLLETGQTFLTGYAPARALDDGFLAGRPNTGLAWLGVAGLGVLVGAFGTARVHTAVAELVEPLRDGLVRRVVARGVREGDPAALSGLTQQTEIARDTFAGLVMVSRSFVFTAAGALIGLFSLAPPLLLLVGLPLLAGLALFLATLRPLARRQEAFLVADEALAERYGAVCPGLRDITAAGAEERVAADTGRHIEAERRAAVSLARWGVPRVAALTIGGELPIVLLLVAAPWLLGQGVTPGALVGALSYVTQSLLPALRNLVHGLGTSGSRLVVVLRRLLREDGSASATPTGQLSRPAGTPPGIPALTLECVTFAYGPAAAPVVDGLDLELRPGAHLAVVGPSGIGKSTLTALVAGVLEPGHGVIRVCGCPVPGSEAAARRVLVPQEAYVHSGTLAENLGLLRPDPVPEAELLAAADAVGLLPLLDALGGPAATVEPAALSAGERQLIALTRAWLSYAPLVLLDEATCHLDPSAEERAERAFAARPGGTLVVVAHRISSARRADRVLVMDGRTTAYGTHDELLERSALYRDLVGSWSPVPSQPALALGDPDRVDAVAGSGLAVDGRHVVAHGPVGQVQAPGDLRDGGPLGGQG, from the coding sequence ATGATCACCCGGCGCGGGCTGCGCTTTCTCCGGGACCGGTGGCGGGTCGTCGTCCGGCTTGCCGTCTGGTCCCTGCTGGAGACGGGGCAGACGTTCCTCACCGGCTACGCCCCCGCCCGCGCCCTGGACGACGGCTTCCTGGCGGGGCGGCCGAACACCGGGCTGGCCTGGCTCGGGGTGGCCGGGCTCGGGGTGCTCGTCGGGGCGTTCGGCACGGCCCGGGTCCACACGGCGGTGGCCGAGCTGGTGGAACCGCTCAGGGACGGGCTGGTGAGGCGGGTCGTGGCGCGCGGGGTCCGGGAGGGGGACCCCGCGGCGCTGTCCGGGCTCACCCAGCAGACCGAGATCGCCCGGGACACCTTCGCCGGGCTGGTGATGGTGTCGCGCTCGTTCGTGTTCACCGCGGCCGGCGCGCTGATCGGCCTGTTCTCGCTCGCCCCGCCCCTCCTCCTGCTCGTCGGCCTCCCCCTGCTCGCCGGCCTGGCCCTCTTCCTGGCGACGCTCCGTCCGCTGGCCCGCCGCCAGGAGGCGTTCCTCGTCGCCGACGAGGCGCTCGCCGAGCGGTACGGCGCGGTCTGTCCGGGGCTGCGGGACATCACCGCGGCCGGGGCGGAGGAACGGGTGGCCGCCGACACCGGGCGCCACATCGAGGCCGAACGACGGGCCGCGGTCTCACTGGCCCGCTGGGGCGTGCCGCGGGTGGCCGCGCTGACGATCGGCGGCGAGCTCCCGATCGTGCTCCTGCTGGTGGCCGCCCCCTGGCTCCTCGGGCAGGGCGTCACCCCTGGCGCCCTGGTCGGCGCTCTGTCCTACGTCACCCAGTCCCTGCTGCCCGCCCTGCGCAACCTGGTGCACGGCCTGGGCACCAGCGGCTCACGCCTGGTGGTGGTCCTGCGGCGGCTGCTCCGCGAGGACGGCTCGGCATCCGCCACCCCGACCGGGCAGCTGTCGCGCCCCGCCGGCACCCCGCCCGGCATCCCGGCCCTCACCCTCGAGTGCGTCACCTTCGCCTACGGCCCCGCCGCGGCCCCCGTCGTCGACGGCCTGGACCTGGAGCTGCGGCCCGGCGCCCATCTGGCCGTCGTCGGCCCGAGCGGCATCGGCAAGTCCACGCTCACCGCGCTGGTCGCCGGGGTGCTGGAGCCCGGGCACGGCGTGATCCGGGTCTGCGGCTGTCCGGTGCCGGGGTCCGAGGCCGCGGCCCGCCGGGTGCTGGTCCCGCAGGAGGCGTACGTCCACTCCGGCACCCTCGCCGAGAACCTGGGGCTGCTGCGGCCCGACCCCGTGCCCGAGGCGGAACTCCTCGCCGCCGCCGACGCGGTGGGGCTGCTCCCGCTGCTCGACGCGCTCGGCGGACCCGCCGCCACGGTCGAACCGGCGGCGCTCTCCGCGGGGGAACGCCAGCTGATCGCCCTCACCCGGGCCTGGCTGTCGTACGCCCCGCTCGTCCTGCTCGACGAGGCGACCTGCCATCTGGACCCGTCCGCCGAGGAACGCGCGGAACGGGCCTTCGCCGCGCGGCCCGGCGGCACGCTGGTGGTCGTCGCGCACCGCATCAGCTCGGCCCGCCGGGCCGACCGGGTCCTGGTCATGGACGGCCGGACGACGGCGTACGGCACCCACGACGAGCTGCTGGAACGCTCAGCGCTCTACCGCGACCTCGTGGGCAGCTGGTCGCCGGTGCCGTCACAGCCAGCCCTCGCCCTGGGAGATCCGGATCGCGTCGACGCGGTTGCGGGCTCCGGTCTTGCGGTTGATGGCCGCCATGTAGTTGCGCACGGTCCCGTGGGACAGGTGCAGGCTCCCGGCGATCTCCGCGACGGAGGCCCCCTCGGCGGCCAGGGATAA
- a CDS encoding ATP-binding cassette domain-containing protein — MTTPPAARTTFGPLGPAPGRCLALCLVSTAAVGTGLLLPAALGRALDLLLAGAPATRWVTYCAALVLLLALLDAAETVLGGTLDARTTSWLRERLTGHVLAVGPRAAERFGPGDLVARLVGNAAQAGTAPTARAAVPAALAGPVGALVALALIDPWLAAVLLAGAPVLALLLRAFARDTRECVAHYQREQGRIAAALAEAVDGHRTILAAGAAERESARVLRPLPALSRAGHRMWQVQGRAAGQSVAVAPLLQLGVVAVAGLLLARHRVTVGEMLAASRYAVLAGGVGMLVGQLAGLARARAATGRLTEVLAEPVRVHGDRRLPPGPGRLELRGVTARRGDRVVLDGVDLVVPGGTTLAVVGRSGAGKSLLAALAGRLADPDAGEVLLDGVPLRELTHDELRGAVRHAFDRPALLGGTLEEEIGLGPTPASPARVRAAARTAHADDFVSRLPAGYATLCADAPRSGGEAQRLGLARAFAHESRLLVLDDALSSLDTVTEAQITASLLGSRTHGTRLLIAHRAATAARADAVAWLDGGRVRAVGRHEELWHLPGYRAVFTDGEDPT; from the coding sequence ATGACCACGCCACCGGCAGCGCGTACGACGTTCGGGCCTCTCGGGCCGGCGCCCGGAAGGTGTCTGGCCCTGTGTCTGGTGAGCACGGCTGCCGTCGGTACCGGGCTGCTGCTGCCCGCCGCGCTGGGCCGCGCCCTCGACCTGCTGCTGGCCGGGGCGCCGGCGACCCGGTGGGTGACGTACTGCGCCGCGCTCGTGCTGCTGCTCGCCCTGCTCGACGCGGCCGAGACCGTGCTCGGCGGCACCCTCGACGCCCGCACCACCTCCTGGCTGCGCGAGCGGCTGACCGGCCATGTCCTGGCCGTCGGCCCGCGCGCCGCCGAACGCTTCGGGCCCGGCGACCTCGTCGCCCGCCTCGTCGGCAACGCCGCCCAGGCCGGTACCGCGCCGACCGCCCGCGCCGCCGTGCCGGCCGCCCTCGCGGGCCCGGTCGGCGCACTGGTCGCCCTCGCCCTGATCGACCCGTGGCTCGCGGCCGTCCTGCTGGCCGGCGCGCCCGTGCTGGCGCTGCTGCTGCGCGCCTTCGCCCGTGACACCCGCGAGTGTGTCGCCCACTACCAGCGCGAGCAGGGACGGATCGCGGCGGCGCTCGCGGAGGCCGTCGACGGGCACCGCACCATCCTGGCGGCCGGTGCGGCGGAGCGGGAGAGCGCCCGCGTCCTCCGGCCGCTGCCCGCGCTGTCCCGGGCCGGACACCGCATGTGGCAGGTGCAGGGGCGGGCCGCCGGCCAGTCCGTCGCCGTGGCCCCGCTGCTCCAGCTCGGTGTCGTCGCCGTCGCCGGTCTGCTGCTCGCCCGGCACCGGGTCACCGTCGGCGAGATGCTCGCGGCCTCGCGGTACGCGGTCCTCGCCGGCGGCGTCGGCATGCTCGTCGGGCAGCTCGCCGGCCTCGCCCGGGCCCGCGCGGCCACCGGCCGGCTCACCGAGGTGCTGGCCGAGCCCGTCCGGGTGCACGGCGACCGGCGGTTGCCGCCCGGTCCCGGTCGGCTGGAACTGCGCGGGGTGACCGCCCGGCGCGGCGACCGGGTGGTCCTGGACGGCGTCGATCTCGTGGTGCCCGGCGGGACGACCCTCGCCGTGGTGGGCCGGTCCGGCGCCGGCAAGTCCCTGCTCGCCGCGCTCGCCGGACGGCTCGCCGACCCGGACGCCGGGGAGGTGCTGCTCGACGGTGTCCCGCTGCGCGAGCTGACCCACGACGAGCTGCGCGGCGCGGTCCGGCACGCTTTCGACCGGCCCGCGCTGCTGGGCGGCACGCTGGAGGAGGAGATCGGCCTCGGCCCCACGCCCGCCTCCCCCGCGCGCGTCCGCGCTGCCGCCCGCACCGCACACGCCGACGACTTCGTGAGCCGGCTGCCCGCCGGGTACGCCACGCTCTGCGCCGACGCCCCGCGCTCCGGAGGCGAGGCCCAACGCCTGGGCCTGGCACGGGCGTTCGCCCACGAAAGCCGCCTCCTCGTCCTCGACGACGCCCTCTCCAGCCTCGACACCGTGACGGAGGCGCAGATCACCGCGTCCCTGCTCGGCTCCCGCACGCACGGCACCCGGCTGCTGATCGCCCACCGCGCGGCGACGGCGGCCCGCGCGGACGCGGTGGCCTGGCTGGACGGCGGGCGGGTCCGGGCGGTGGGACGGCACGAGGAGCTGTGGCACCTGCCGGGCTACCGGGCGGTGTTCACGGACGGGGAGGACCCGACGTGA
- a CDS encoding SapB/AmfS family lanthipeptide — MALLDLQTMEADETTGGGGNSSLSLLSCVSAASVTLCL, encoded by the coding sequence ATGGCACTTCTCGACCTTCAGACGATGGAAGCCGACGAGACGACGGGCGGCGGTGGCAACAGCAGCCTCAGCCTGCTGTCCTGCGTCAGCGCCGCGAGCGTCACGCTCTGTCTCTGA
- the lanKC gene encoding class III lanthionine synthetase LanKC encodes MDKRYEVYALADRHFYDTPDRLSAGARQAAPVFEAARREVPAGWDAARIGDWLTLTPLGPDGGPVAGPAQGWKVHASATRANAERIAAIVWDYCVPRRIPFKFVPGPHLLHLRNTKYAPRDGSGKFVTLYPADEEQLHTVLCELGRLLEGFEGPYILTDLRWDEGPLYVRYGAFARQFIVDERGSLVPAVRNGEGTLVPDRRAPSFQVPEWVTLPAFLAPQLAARNTTTVGELPYRIEKALHFSNGGGVYAGTDTRDGSKVVLKEGRPHAGLAADGADAIARLEREKYALERVAGTGVVPEVRDWFTLGDHRFLVMEFLEGRPLNSFFAERHPLLAPDPDPRAVADYTAWALRIHAGVERAVAAIHARGIVFNDLHVFNIMVGPDGESVSLLDFEAAAPIDEQGRQVVAHPGFFAPPDRTGADVDRYALACLRIALFLPVTTLFVVDRGKAAHLAEVILRQFPDVPKEFLDEAVAEITRNTGASAPALVKPFVEPADWPYSRDSMVKAILASATPERDDRLFPGDITQFNDGGGLGLAHGAAGVLYALDAVGAERYEEGERWLLARTAPPPTGTPLGLYDGLAGVAHVLDRLGHRQRALDLVGSILAERWQNLSSDLHGGLAGLGLVLAELARTTGESELRERAAEAADILVRRLEEPLPDSTRRRRAGLLRGASGPALFLLREYERTGEERLLKAAGVALQRDLDVCVTHPSGSLEVDEGWRTLPYLGEGSAGIGMVLDDHLAHTGGELTDVRAGILTAATFRFYVQPGLFQGRAGLILYLARTSTPGARERLAGQIDGLGWFSMSYQGQLAFPGHQMMRLSMDLGTGTAGCLLALGAALDAGADAHLPFLPPLGRPHSAVPRRTEP; translated from the coding sequence ATGGACAAGCGGTACGAGGTGTACGCGCTCGCCGACCGGCACTTCTACGACACGCCGGACCGGCTGTCCGCGGGAGCGCGCCAGGCGGCGCCTGTGTTCGAGGCGGCGCGGCGCGAGGTGCCGGCCGGCTGGGACGCGGCGCGCATCGGCGACTGGCTGACGCTGACGCCGCTCGGCCCGGACGGCGGGCCGGTGGCCGGTCCGGCGCAGGGCTGGAAGGTCCACGCCTCGGCCACCCGGGCGAACGCGGAGCGGATCGCGGCGATCGTCTGGGACTACTGCGTGCCGCGTCGCATCCCGTTCAAGTTCGTGCCCGGACCGCATCTGCTGCATCTGCGGAACACCAAGTACGCGCCCCGCGATGGCAGCGGCAAGTTCGTCACCCTGTACCCGGCCGACGAGGAGCAGCTCCACACGGTGCTGTGCGAGCTGGGCAGGCTCCTGGAGGGGTTCGAGGGGCCGTACATCCTGACCGACCTGCGCTGGGACGAGGGGCCGCTCTACGTCCGCTACGGGGCCTTCGCACGTCAGTTCATCGTCGACGAGCGGGGCTCGCTGGTGCCGGCGGTACGGAACGGCGAGGGCACCCTGGTGCCGGACCGCAGGGCGCCGTCCTTCCAGGTCCCGGAGTGGGTGACGCTGCCGGCCTTTCTGGCCCCGCAGCTGGCGGCGCGCAACACCACGACGGTGGGCGAGTTGCCGTACCGGATCGAGAAGGCGCTGCACTTCTCCAACGGCGGCGGGGTCTACGCGGGCACCGACACCCGGGACGGCAGCAAAGTCGTCCTCAAGGAGGGCCGGCCGCACGCGGGCCTCGCCGCGGACGGGGCGGACGCGATCGCCCGGCTGGAACGCGAGAAGTACGCGCTGGAGCGGGTGGCGGGGACCGGCGTGGTGCCGGAGGTGCGGGACTGGTTCACGCTCGGCGACCACCGTTTCCTGGTCATGGAGTTCCTGGAGGGGCGGCCGCTGAACTCGTTCTTCGCCGAGCGGCACCCGCTGCTCGCCCCCGACCCCGATCCGCGGGCGGTGGCCGACTACACGGCCTGGGCGCTGCGCATCCACGCCGGTGTCGAGCGGGCGGTGGCGGCGATCCACGCGCGCGGGATCGTCTTCAACGACCTGCACGTCTTCAACATCATGGTCGGGCCCGACGGGGAGTCGGTGTCCCTGCTCGACTTCGAGGCCGCCGCGCCGATCGACGAGCAGGGCCGCCAGGTCGTCGCGCACCCCGGCTTCTTCGCGCCGCCGGACCGCACGGGCGCCGACGTCGACCGTTACGCGCTGGCGTGTCTGCGGATCGCCCTGTTCCTGCCGGTCACCACGCTGTTCGTGGTCGACCGCGGCAAGGCGGCCCATCTGGCGGAGGTGATCCTCCGTCAGTTCCCGGACGTGCCGAAGGAGTTCCTCGACGAGGCGGTCGCGGAGATCACCCGGAACACCGGGGCGTCGGCGCCCGCGCTGGTCAAGCCCTTCGTCGAGCCCGCCGACTGGCCCTACAGCCGCGACTCCATGGTGAAGGCGATCCTCGCCTCGGCCACCCCCGAGCGCGACGACCGGCTCTTCCCGGGCGACATCACCCAGTTCAACGACGGCGGCGGACTCGGCCTGGCGCACGGCGCGGCCGGCGTGCTGTACGCGCTGGACGCGGTCGGCGCCGAGCGGTACGAGGAGGGCGAACGCTGGCTGCTGGCCCGCACCGCGCCCCCGCCGACGGGCACGCCGCTCGGGCTGTACGACGGGCTCGCGGGCGTCGCCCACGTCCTGGACCGGCTCGGACACCGGCAGCGCGCTCTCGACCTGGTCGGCTCGATCCTCGCCGAACGCTGGCAGAACCTCTCCTCCGACCTGCACGGCGGACTGGCCGGCCTGGGCCTGGTCCTCGCCGAACTCGCCCGCACGACCGGCGAGTCGGAGCTGCGGGAGCGTGCCGCGGAGGCCGCCGACATCCTCGTACGACGTCTCGAAGAACCTCTTCCGGACAGCACCCGGCGGCGCCGGGCCGGGCTGTTGCGCGGGGCGAGCGGGCCCGCGCTGTTCCTGCTGCGGGAGTACGAACGCACGGGTGAGGAACGGCTGTTGAAGGCGGCCGGGGTCGCGCTCCAGCGGGACCTGGACGTCTGTGTCACGCACCCGAGCGGGTCGCTGGAGGTCGACGAGGGCTGGCGGACGCTGCCGTACCTCGGCGAGGGGAGCGCGGGCATCGGCATGGTGCTGGACGACCATCTCGCCCACACCGGTGGCGAGTTGACGGACGTCCGGGCCGGCATCCTCACCGCCGCCACCTTCCGCTTCTACGTACAGCCGGGACTCTTCCAGGGCCGGGCCGGGCTGATCCTGTATCTCGCCCGCACCTCCACGCCCGGAGCCAGGGAGCGGCTCGCCGGGCAGATCGACGGGCTCGGCTGGTTCTCCATGTCCTATCAGGGCCAACTGGCCTTCCCCGGACACCAGATGATGCGGCTGTCGATGGATCTGGGCACCGGCACGGCCGGCTGTCTGCTCGCGCTCGGCGCGGCCCTCGACGCCGGGGCGGACGCGCATCTGCCCTTCCTGCCGCCGCTCGGGCGGCCCCACAGCGCGGTTCCGCGAAGGACGGAGCCGTGA
- a CDS encoding SpoIIE family protein phosphatase, which yields MVSEGAAGRRTRTLRAEVALKALTAGPDSPERLRGVLEQVLVFARASFAAVYAPSEDGELLCLVDAAGVPRTLYGLRDAYPLAGGSPVAEAHRGGRSAWLGPEELAECAEARRLPSRDFHLAALPARRDGGGCLVAVSERPDGFDTDDRKCLELLADAVACPAPAAAAEGGELPAGAFSLALDTGRIEVGDDILDLFAMRREDFDGRVETLLALTVPEDLPGLMSVTEADHMSLGDRELEFRALQPTGPPKWLRLRGRLLPGGEGRPARLVGTVADASTLRSDVTDVARIQRLAAALATAGTVRDVSQAVVSALRKPLRADRIALAELENDRLVVTVLDPPDPESWPELWRLEWRTEWPDAPVRAMPTLAAALSEGRAQIWPAGTALEPALADVGPGGLAVLPLPAAGRMAGACLIGWDTPHEFGPDERALLTASAGLAGQALMRAHAFDAEHELVGMLQRQLLPRRLPKLPGAIAVARYLPSTAGLELGGDWYDVIPLPDNHVALVIGDVQGHSAGAATLMGQMRTALRAYAVEGHPPDVVVSHANRLLTDMETDLFATCAYVDLDMEEGSAWCVRAGHLPPVLRHPDGTTEITETEGGPPLGVVAQADFPMTPLRLRPGTLIALVTDGLVESADADIDEGMERFAHGLSVSDPAHLGLVADGLLGNARRSDDVALLLVRYDGMATHPLRENWTVWRVPQAVGHARRFTRRTLRSWNVPEDAQDTVLLIVSELVTNALVHTDGRVRLDLTLVNHRLRVAVADASPRTPVKPTSIGWEATGGRGILLVEAMSAAWGSLPVSGGKQVWSEVTF from the coding sequence GTGGTCAGTGAGGGAGCTGCGGGGCGCAGAACGAGAACGCTGCGTGCCGAAGTTGCCCTCAAAGCGCTCACGGCCGGCCCCGACTCGCCCGAACGACTGCGGGGCGTACTCGAACAGGTGCTCGTTTTCGCCAGGGCCTCCTTCGCCGCCGTGTACGCCCCGAGCGAGGACGGCGAGCTGCTCTGCCTGGTGGACGCGGCCGGGGTGCCGCGCACGCTGTACGGCTTGCGGGACGCCTACCCCCTGGCCGGCGGCTCCCCGGTGGCCGAGGCGCACCGCGGCGGCCGGTCGGCCTGGCTGGGCCCGGAGGAGCTCGCCGAGTGCGCCGAGGCGCGGCGCCTGCCGTCCCGGGACTTCCATCTGGCGGCCCTGCCCGCCCGCCGCGACGGCGGAGGCTGCCTCGTCGCCGTGAGTGAGCGCCCCGACGGCTTCGACACCGACGACCGCAAGTGCCTGGAGCTCCTCGCCGACGCCGTGGCCTGTCCCGCCCCGGCCGCGGCCGCCGAGGGCGGGGAACTGCCCGCGGGCGCGTTCAGCCTCGCCCTGGACACCGGCCGCATCGAGGTCGGCGACGACATCCTGGACCTGTTCGCGATGCGCAGGGAGGACTTCGACGGCCGCGTGGAGACCCTGCTGGCGCTCACCGTGCCCGAGGACCTGCCCGGCCTGATGTCCGTCACCGAGGCCGACCACATGTCCCTCGGCGACCGCGAGCTGGAGTTCCGGGCCCTTCAGCCCACCGGGCCACCCAAGTGGCTCAGACTGCGCGGCCGACTGCTGCCCGGCGGCGAGGGCCGCCCCGCCCGCCTCGTCGGCACCGTCGCCGACGCCTCCACCCTGCGCTCCGACGTCACCGACGTGGCCCGCATCCAGCGCCTGGCCGCCGCCCTCGCCACCGCGGGCACCGTCCGTGACGTCAGCCAGGCCGTCGTCTCCGCCCTGCGCAAGCCGCTGCGCGCCGACCGGATCGCGCTGGCCGAGCTGGAGAACGACCGGCTCGTCGTCACCGTCCTCGACCCGCCCGACCCCGAGTCCTGGCCCGAGCTGTGGCGCCTGGAGTGGCGTACCGAGTGGCCCGACGCCCCCGTGCGCGCCATGCCCACCCTCGCCGCCGCCCTCAGCGAGGGCCGCGCCCAGATCTGGCCCGCCGGCACCGCCCTGGAGCCAGCCCTCGCCGACGTCGGCCCCGGCGGCCTCGCCGTGCTGCCGCTGCCCGCCGCGGGACGCATGGCCGGCGCCTGCCTGATCGGCTGGGACACGCCGCACGAGTTCGGACCCGACGAACGCGCCCTGCTCACCGCCTCCGCCGGGCTCGCCGGACAGGCCCTGATGCGCGCCCACGCCTTCGACGCCGAGCACGAACTCGTCGGCATGCTCCAGCGCCAGCTGCTGCCCCGCCGGCTGCCCAAACTCCCCGGCGCGATCGCCGTCGCCCGCTATCTGCCCAGCACCGCCGGACTGGAGCTCGGCGGCGACTGGTACGACGTGATCCCGCTGCCCGACAACCACGTCGCCCTCGTCATCGGCGACGTCCAGGGCCACAGCGCCGGCGCCGCCACCCTCATGGGCCAGATGCGCACCGCCCTGCGCGCCTACGCCGTCGAGGGCCACCCCCCGGACGTCGTCGTCTCCCACGCCAACCGGCTCCTCACGGACATGGAGACCGACCTCTTCGCCACCTGCGCCTACGTCGACCTCGACATGGAGGAGGGCTCCGCCTGGTGCGTCCGGGCCGGCCACCTCCCGCCGGTGCTGCGGCACCCGGACGGCACGACCGAGATCACCGAGACCGAGGGCGGCCCGCCGCTCGGCGTCGTCGCCCAGGCGGACTTCCCGATGACCCCGCTGCGGCTGCGGCCCGGCACCCTGATCGCCCTGGTCACCGACGGCCTGGTGGAGTCCGCCGACGCCGACATCGACGAGGGCATGGAGCGCTTCGCCCACGGCCTGTCCGTCTCCGACCCCGCCCACCTCGGCCTCGTCGCCGACGGCCTGCTCGGCAACGCCCGCCGCAGCGACGACGTCGCCCTGCTCCTGGTGCGCTACGACGGCATGGCCACCCACCCGCTGCGCGAGAACTGGACGGTGTGGCGGGTCCCGCAGGCCGTCGGCCACGCCCGCCGCTTCACCCGGCGCACCCTGCGCTCCTGGAACGTGCCCGAGGACGCCCAGGACACCGTCCTGCTCATCGTCTCCGAACTCGTCACCAACGCCCTCGTGCACACCGACGGCCGGGTCCGCCTCGACCTCACCCTCGTCAACCACCGCCTGCGCGTCGCCGTCGCCGACGCCTCGCCCCGCACCCCGGTCAAACCGACCAGCATCGGCTGGGAGGCCACCGGCGGCCGCGGCATCCTGCTGGTCGAGGCCATGTCGGCGGCCTGGGGGAGCCTGCCGGTCAGCGGCGGCAAGCAGGTGTGGAGCGAGGTCACGTTCTGA